The genomic window TCGTATAAGGAGTCAAATACTACCTACTGGAGAGATTCCCATGGCTCCAAAGACCGGCGGATAAACCTGAAAAACATAATCTGCGATCAAACTAAATAGAATAACAATAATCATTCAACTCTCAAGATGACAGTAACCCACTCATGAAGAACGGGTTTACATGTACCTGTGCTGCTTTACGCCACTGAGAAGATTTTTGCCTGTTTTGTTGAGATCTCAAATGATTTTGGCGCCTTTCACCCTGTGAAACAAACATGATTCCCATAATGTCTCACTGAAAATATTGGAGATATCCAGCTTTTGTGAGCTTCCATCTGGGTCTTAACTCACCTGAGGGCTCTGGAAGGAGATGGAGTGGacctccagtcctccatccaCAGAGATGGTGTTCACTCTGGATGCAGAAAGACGGTGTAGATATTCCAGGAAGTGGGCCCCATTCACAACCACCTTGACGTTTCAGTGTTACAGTAAATCAGTAGCCCAGACACAGAGGACAGCCTGTGCACACAGACTAGCTACACACTCAAAGATTTTTGGGTGACCGTTACAAACCGAGTACGAGTCGCGCGTGACCAGGAACGTCAAGGTAAACTCTGCTCCTCGGGCAATAGGCATCGCTCCCTTCTGCTCCTCCGGACCCCACTGGGAGTTGTGGAAAGTGTTGCACACCACAACGTCTGTGTGGCCTTCATACCGGGAAATAAAGTGGAGCGCTATGTCAACATTTCCACCGGAGCCACAAAGCAGATTCACATGAAAGCTAAACGTCGGAAATAAGAAcaaaactcaaatcaactcaaaGGAAACCATGAAAGCGTCATCAAAACAAAGTTTCTGAACAATCGTTGTGGATACGCGCACATATGTGAGTGTCAGTTATCGCTTCGCTGCTCTTGGTGTGTGAACCCCAAACCGGACATTGAGTGATGAAAGGTAAACTATGATGTATAGTTGCCTGTACTGGCCAGCAGTGGATGTACTGTGACTACATGTACTGAGCAGGCCTACCTTGGGGCCGCAGGCATGACTCTGCcagtcacagtcacacactttcCCTCAGACAGGCCACCTTGTATGTTGCCTTTGAATGGCAAAGCCTAAGAACCAAACAAAGTGGTTACACAGGTTTTGTAACTGCCACAGAGAAATGTTTCAGTGAGGTGTTAAAAGTATTTTCGGTTCTGTCATAAATTAATGACTGGTTTAGTTCATACAGCCATTAAACTGATAAAACAATTTAAGGGTAACTTTGAtgaacatttttaaaactgcagATTTTATTATAGCCTATAGGCTATGACAACAATAGTAAAAGTAGAGTTGTTGATTTTTACCGGTTTGAAGAAGGATTGTTGATGAGACATACTCTCTTCAGTTAACTCCTTGCATCAAAATGTTGCCTGCTTGAAAGGATCCTGTTCGAGCCTCAGTTAGCCCTGCAAGTCTATTGTTTCTGTCACACCAGGCATAAGGAaatgtgatctgtgtgtttacacagtGTTGTGCAGCATCTGACACGCCCTTATTTGTTGCACCTGTGTTATTTAACTCtctcaggggggtattccaggtagcaggtttagtgaaaactttgagttgtctaaccctgaaaagaggcttaCTCAGaggtttccgttccagaaagagaggtaacgaaaccttttggtaagtttccatggtaacttactccgtgaaactaacctgctcgctagaaggttttccatgccaaactctgcgtttttatctatcccctccctctttctgagcctgatagcgttggcagactagggatatcctttcctggttcagccaaccgatctcgaacaaaatttaattcgcttagttatacgccgggagaggattttaagactgcgattcgatgtgctttaattccatGATGAATACCAaggttaacgttaccgtttcccgtcacaatctgtaatgtattttagcaacattgtcagcccttaggccaacatcgctaatgttactcgccgtggacgtgcactcagaactgaccaaatgctttttggcactgaaataaagacaaataattgaaattgtatttggtcttcttcattgcctacaaatagaaatctaacaatgagtatgtttattggatattgttcctataatttacatgattcacctgttacatgcatcctcctgtaactggtgttccagtaaatctttttcaagattatcctttattcttctaccctaagtaggtctacaccatctcttggtcagtttttggcaattcttcatgaggtgcaatttgtacaactcatttacttgtaactgggaatacatgggattgcattacatttcacagttccacatgcagaattcacctgccattaaatgaacatatcactgtatactgcatccatgctctgttcaacaggatcagaatgtgcaaatcgttttttatattacttattctcataatgtcagtgtaactgacaattccacacaagcctgtaaataaaagtacatggggagagaactaccagtagctaccatacataattctctgcatccattttctgcggcagcagtcaatgtctcttcgtcatcttaatcatcatcgtcatcatcctttgataaaaatattaagcaaattaccagaactgcatttttccatctacgtaatatagtcaatatagccaaaatacaaaaattcctgtattttgtagcaattcaatgaggggatccctcatcaaattgctcctcccaaggtttcttcaattttttctcctgcagtgggtttttctgggagtttttccttgtcttccttgagggtttaagttggttgaggggcagttctatgggcgtatgtgaacccctcgacctgcttgcgtgtaaaaagggctatacaaatacattttgatttgatttgaaaagcattctgttgggggaaactgctattacaagttgaaataggcaccaattgatatttactttgtatcatgtcgatatatgattaaaaccaaggtgacttcgaggctacaatcacaagcatatagcttaagcaaaatatgtcttacctgtttgtagtatgtttttatatttaatataacattgaacatgctattttattaagtctcccactttttcttctgtaatattaacggtatggactggctattacatcaaatgtatgcattgactaggcagtttgtctcccacgccaattgtatacgctgctacagccgtgttgctttttttccgtaatatgtgctcagattgaacacgaaataaaacttatatctgaagtgtggtgaagtaggacaaggttttttgttgctgggtgccatggttgatcccagtatcggagctccattgatgttggcttttaatagttctcatgcgcgcgcttaactcagagtggacgtactccgagttgagttaacaaattcaaatcagcttttctggaaccgagttttcagagtttccaattttaaagtaactcaactcagagttcagggttaggctcagagtttgttaaacccgctacctggaataccccccccaGTTCTGAT from Osmerus eperlanus chromosome 19, fOsmEpe2.1, whole genome shotgun sequence includes these protein-coding regions:
- the LOC134039968 gene encoding galectin-9-like isoform X2; this translates as MSHQQSFFKPALPFKGNIQGGLSEGKCVTVTGRVMPAAPSFHVNLLCGSGGNVDIALHFISRYEGHTDVVVCNTFHNSQWGPEEQKGAMPIARGAEFTLTFLVTRDSYSVVVNGAHFLEYLHRLSASRVNTISVDGGLEVHSISFQSPQGERRQNHLRSQQNRQKSSQWRKAAQVYPPVFGAMGISPAVPYKSIMPGGLHPGKTLTVQGLVNHNANKWSLNLRFNSGIALHFNPRFSENTVVMNSLLQEQWGPEEKPGIMPFHRGHPFTVTISCDAQCYKVFVNGIHTCNYNHRYSVLQDVDILEVSGDLSLTSVMV
- the LOC134039968 gene encoding galectin-9-like isoform X1; this translates as MSHQQSFFKPALPFKGNIQGGLSEGKCVTVTGRVMPAAPSFHVNLLCGSGGNVDIALHFISRYEGHTDVVVCNTFHNSQWGPEEQKGAMPIARGAEFTLTFLVTRDSYSVVVNGAHFLEYLHRLSASRVNTISVDGGLEVHSISFQSPQGERRQNHLRSQQNRQKSSQWRKAAQVYPPVFGAMGISPAPPAYSPQPSYAVPYKSIMPGGLHPGKTLTVQGLVNHNANKWSLNLRFNSGIALHFNPRFSENTVVMNSLLQEQWGPEEKPGIMPFHRGHPFTVTISCDAQCYKVFVNGIHTCNYNHRYSVLQDVDILEVSGDLSLTSVMV